GCGCACACAGATCGCCAGGGAGCTCGACCTCATCGCGCACTGCCGCTACGAGATGTACTTCCTCACCGTGCACGACATCGTGCGCTACGCCCGCAGCCGGGGCATCCTGTGCCAGGGGCGGGGCTCCGCCGCCAATTCGGCGGTGTGCTTTTGCCTCGGGGTCACGGCGGTCGATCCGACCAAGACGCGGCTGCTCTTCGAGCGCTTCATCAGCAAGGAGCGCGACGAGCCGCCCGACATCGACGTGGATTTCGAGCACGACCGGCGCGAAGAGGTCATCCAGTACATCTATGCCAAGTACGGCCGCGAGCGGGCGGCCATCGCGGCCGTGGTCATCAGCTACCGCACGCGCAGCGCGCTGCGCGACGTGGGCAAGGCGCTGGGCGTGGCGCCCGCGCTCATCGATGCCTTCGCCAGGGACCACCACTGGTTCGACGAGGCCATCGCCACCGACCGCCTGCAGGAATTGGCCGAAGCCGTGGACGTGCCGCTGGCGCTGCATGTGGCCGAACTGTGGCTCAAGCTGGCGCGCGATCTGAAGGGCTTTCCGCGCCACCTGAGCCAGCACGTCGGCGGCTTCGTGCTCACCGAGGGCAAGCTCACGCGGCTGGTGCCCGTGGAGCCCGCCAGCATGGACGGCCGCTCCATCATCCAGTGGGACAAGGACGACCTGGACGACATGCACCTCATGAAGGTGGACGTGCTCGCCCTGGGCATGCTGAGCGCGCTGCGCCGCGCCCTGGACCTGCGCGCCCTGCTGCGCGGCGAGCACTGGGACCTGGCCGGCATCCCGCGCGAGGACGGCGCCACCTACGACATGATCTGCGCGGCCGACACCGTGGGCGTGTTCCAGATCGAAAGCCGGGCGCAGATGAGCATGCTGCCGCGACTGCGCCCGCGCGAGCTGTATGACCTGGTGGTCGAGGTGGCCATCGTGCGGCCGGGGCCGATCCAGGGCGGCATGGTGCACCCGTACCTGCAGGCCCGGGAGCGGCGGTTGCGCGGCGAGCCGCTGGAACTGGAGCACAAAGAGTTGACAGAGGCCCTGGAGCGCACGCTGGGCGTTCCCATCTTCCAGGAGCAGGTCATGCAGATCGCCATGATCGCTGCCCGCTTCACGCCTGGCATGGCCGATGAGCTGCGCCGCTCCATGGCCGCATGGAAGCGCACCGGTGGCGTCCACCGCTTCGAAGGGCCTTTCATGAAGGGCATGGCGGACAACGGCTACAGCGAAGATTTCGCCCGGCGCGTCTTCCGGCAGATCGAAGGTTTCGGCGAATACGGCTTCCCCGAGAGCCATGCCTACAGCTTCGCCATGCTGGCTTATGCGAGCAGCTGGTTCAAGTGCCACGAGCCCGCATGCTTCCTGGTGGCGCTGCTCAATTCGCAGCCCATGGGTTTCTACACGCCTTCGCAACTGGTGCAGGACGCCGTGCGCCACGGCGTGCGCGTGCTGCCCATCGATGCGGTGCACAGCGACTGGGACGCGACCCTGGAGGGCGAGCCCCAGCCCGTGCGCGGCGTGGCCGACCCGCAGCCTGCCGTGCGCCTGGGCTTGCGGCTGGTGGT
This region of Acidovorax sp. GBBC 1281 genomic DNA includes:
- a CDS encoding error-prone DNA polymerase translates to MSGVTVFPSPGGPPTRPAHALPDYAELHCLTNFSFQRGASHPAELVQRAAELGYAALAITDECSVAGVVRAHTVAKRLGLKLIVGSEFAWGDLRLVALARDAEGWGNLCEFITAARQAAPKGEYRLHAGTDFALLRGCEVLLAPRRDRLYATDLIATEVCFSKALAQLSPWGIAPWLAVEQPLAPDDSLWLTTLEQVGQALGLPLVAAGDVHMHVRGRKRLQDVVTAVRLGRPVPECGFALQPNAERHLRARMRLAAIYPPALLAATLAVAERCTFSLDEIRYRYPKETVPPGMTPGEALAWYTEQGAQSRYPMGVPDAVRTQIARELDLIAHCRYEMYFLTVHDIVRYARSRGILCQGRGSAANSAVCFCLGVTAVDPTKTRLLFERFISKERDEPPDIDVDFEHDRREEVIQYIYAKYGRERAAIAAVVISYRTRSALRDVGKALGVAPALIDAFARDHHWFDEAIATDRLQELAEAVDVPLALHVAELWLKLARDLKGFPRHLSQHVGGFVLTEGKLTRLVPVEPASMDGRSIIQWDKDDLDDMHLMKVDVLALGMLSALRRALDLRALLRGEHWDLAGIPREDGATYDMICAADTVGVFQIESRAQMSMLPRLRPRELYDLVVEVAIVRPGPIQGGMVHPYLQARERRLRGEPLELEHKELTEALERTLGVPIFQEQVMQIAMIAARFTPGMADELRRSMAAWKRTGGVHRFEGPFMKGMADNGYSEDFARRVFRQIEGFGEYGFPESHAYSFAMLAYASSWFKCHEPACFLVALLNSQPMGFYTPSQLVQDAVRHGVRVLPIDAVHSDWDATLEGEPQPVRGVADPQPAVRLGLRLVVGLAQSTAERLVAARAVQAFAGTEDLALRARLDRPALQALAAADALRSLSGHRRQQAWDAAAQWRAPALLQDAAVNEAPLALPEAPEGEEILFDYAATGLTLRRHPLALLRGRLERWRLLTALALRDMPNGRRVRACGIVTVRQRPGSANGTMFITLEDETGPVNVIVWPSLVETWRNALLRSRLLAVEGLCKRLLSTLCFC